From the Actinomycetota bacterium genome, one window contains:
- a CDS encoding cobalamin B12-binding domain-containing protein — protein MVRKRPTRVLLAKAGLDGHNRGIQLVGKALRDAGMEVVYGGLRITPQEVVEMSIQEDVDVVGISIFSGGLMTIIPKIYHALQENEATKHIPLVVGGILPPHEADELLSMGISGVFGPGSDLDEIVGFITQLADSRVHG, from the coding sequence ATGGTGAGGAAGCGGCCTACGAGGGTACTTCTGGCCAAGGCGGGACTCGACGGCCACAACCGCGGCATACAGCTCGTGGGCAAGGCCTTGCGTGATGCCGGCATGGAGGTTGTTTACGGAGGCCTGCGTATCACCCCGCAGGAGGTGGTGGAGATGTCCATACAGGAGGACGTGGACGTGGTGGGCATCAGCATCTTCTCCGGCGGGCTCATGACCATAATTCCCAAGATTTACCATGCACTACAGGAGAACGAGGCGACGAAGCACATACCCTTGGTCGTGGGAGGCATACTGCCGCCCCACGAGGCCGACGAGTTGCTGAGCATGGGCATCAGCGGCGTCTTCGGGCCCGGTAGCGACCTTGACGAGATCGTCGGCTTCATAACGCAGCTGGCGGATTCTCGAGTTCATGGGTGA
- a CDS encoding mannose-6-phosphate isomerase, with protein sequence MEVFLEKPWGNIKAFALNQPCTVKIITVEPDQETSLHYHKLRDDMWIILDDGLEVTIEGETFFPREGEEFMIPAEKRHKIRSLGKRGRVLEIDIGFTSEDDTYRITDLYGRELVEKEETEL encoded by the coding sequence ATGGAGGTGTTTCTGGAGAAACCCTGGGGGAACATCAAGGCATTCGCCTTGAACCAGCCCTGCACGGTGAAGATCATCACCGTGGAGCCGGACCAGGAGACCAGTCTTCATTACCACAAGCTGCGCGATGACATGTGGATAATCCTGGACGACGGGCTCGAGGTCACCATAGAAGGGGAGACCTTCTTCCCCCGCGAGGGGGAGGAATTCATGATCCCGGCCGAGAAGAGGCACAAGATACGTTCCCTGGGGAAGAGGGGAAGGGTACTGGAGATCGACATCGGCTTCACCAGCGAGGACGACACCTATCGCATCACCGACCTTTACGGGAGGGAACTGGTGGAGAAGGAGGAGACGGAGCTCTGA
- a CDS encoding alpha/beta hydrolase, which translates to MATGEKYDMTGGTAERDKKRMEEEKTRRDKVSMKGKKGTTKVVSLTVTLLTGGLLVAAWARFRAWRERVMPRRDPSLPWERFNLRARDGTELAVRRIGGGKAGALIVAHAAVTGQRYAPLVDLAEMLAAHFDVYTFDFRGHGESGGRLRLGLAGPLQDMEAVVEHVRGRGYAWLGAVGFSLGGMVSIVHAALRPGLDAVAAVGAPPALPDISPYRRLLPAWSLFLRLLGARFAPVPEGGLLPLDVAEDFPPLPLLVVHGEREVFYSRSDLEVMLNRLGNKVEFWEIAGAGHAELTGWEPRLVGWLVEKSGNRARHVPGRRA; encoded by the coding sequence TTGGCGACGGGAGAAAAGTACGACATGACGGGAGGCACGGCGGAAAGAGATAAGAAACGCATGGAGGAAGAAAAGACAAGAAGAGACAAAGTGAGCATGAAGGGGAAAAAGGGGACGACGAAGGTGGTTAGTCTCACGGTTACTCTCCTAACCGGCGGACTGCTGGTTGCCGCCTGGGCACGCTTTCGCGCCTGGAGGGAGAGGGTGATGCCGCGGCGCGATCCCTCGCTTCCCTGGGAGCGTTTCAACCTCCGCGCGCGCGACGGTACCGAGCTCGCCGTGCGCAGGATAGGAGGGGGGAAAGCCGGGGCGCTCATCGTCGCCCACGCAGCGGTGACGGGGCAGCGTTACGCCCCGCTCGTGGACCTGGCGGAGATGCTCGCGGCGCACTTCGACGTCTATACCTTCGATTTCCGCGGACACGGCGAGAGCGGCGGCCGCCTGCGCCTGGGGTTGGCAGGGCCCCTCCAGGACATGGAGGCCGTGGTGGAACACGTGCGCGGGCGGGGTTATGCGTGGTTGGGGGCGGTGGGCTTCTCCCTGGGAGGCATGGTGTCCATCGTCCACGCGGCCCTCCGTCCCGGCCTGGATGCGGTGGCGGCGGTGGGCGCCCCTCCCGCCTTGCCGGACATCTCCCCTTACCGTCGCCTCCTGCCGGCTTGGTCTCTCTTCCTGCGCCTTCTGGGGGCGCGCTTCGCGCCCGTGCCCGAGGGAGGGCTCTTGCCGCTAGACGTGGCGGAGGATTTCCCGCCCCTGCCGCTGCTCGTCGTGCACGGGGAAAGGGAGGTCTTCTACTCCCGCTCGGACCTCGAGGTGATGCTGAACAGGCTGGGAAACAAGGTCGAGTTCTGGGAGATAGCCGGAGCGGGACACGCGGAGCTGACGGGGTGGGAGCCCCGACTGGTAGGATGGCTTGTGGAAAAATCAGGCAACAGAGCCCGTCATGTGCCGGGGAGACGCGCATGA
- a CDS encoding metallophosphoesterase, which translates to MAVRLVSDLHGRFSDLAEAVEPGDVLIVLGDILDLIDWADISGILPDVVGRERLIEKLLAAAKSGPPAAVALRDELISPQGKYYQELLSRSGEQYGDFAAALKGMEAKVYVIYGNGDIPFLLAEAIRDLGNVELAEGKRDIDGQLFGFVCGAVYSPFRMPAEMDDASFGERLRALGRVDVLCTHIPPRVDEAVFDVVAGRPVEGSETLLHYLEENRPAFHYHGHVHQPAQRELRLGDTTVINVAYYKREGYVHLHPWNSTSRSC; encoded by the coding sequence TTGGCGGTGAGGCTGGTCTCGGACCTGCACGGCCGTTTCTCGGACCTGGCGGAGGCCGTTGAGCCCGGGGACGTGCTCATCGTGCTGGGTGACATCCTGGACCTCATCGACTGGGCGGACATCAGCGGCATCCTCCCGGACGTGGTGGGGCGGGAGAGGCTGATCGAGAAACTGCTCGCGGCGGCCAAGTCGGGGCCCCCGGCGGCGGTGGCACTGAGAGACGAGCTCATTTCGCCACAAGGAAAGTATTACCAGGAGCTGCTGTCGCGCTCCGGCGAGCAGTACGGTGACTTCGCGGCGGCCCTGAAGGGGATGGAGGCGAAGGTCTACGTTATTTACGGGAACGGGGATATCCCTTTCCTGCTCGCGGAGGCGATACGGGACCTGGGCAACGTGGAGCTTGCCGAGGGGAAGAGGGATATCGACGGGCAGCTCTTCGGTTTCGTCTGCGGCGCAGTGTACTCGCCGTTCAGGATGCCGGCGGAGATGGACGACGCGTCGTTCGGGGAAAGGCTGCGCGCGCTGGGGAGGGTCGACGTTCTCTGCACCCACATCCCGCCCCGCGTGGACGAGGCGGTCTTCGACGTGGTGGCGGGGAGGCCGGTGGAGGGGAGCGAAACGCTGCTGCACTACCTGGAGGAGAACCGCCCCGCCTTTCACTACCACGGGCACGTGCACCAGCCGGCCCAGCGCGAGTTGCGCCTGGGCGACACGACGGTGATAAACGTCGCCTATTACAAGAGGGAGGGATACGTACACCTGCACCCATGGAATTCGACGTCGAGAAGCTGCTGA
- a CDS encoding diguanylate cyclase, translated as MAALQDKVAELLDRWREEIQRLPVPAHVQLVDGEPGERLRRLASALLEVAEDAEASSRFQPGGDAYREAEELGRLRRQQGFSMELLVQEHVIMRNEFWNLFHESVEMKRVVDFHLEKRVNNSCDLLLQAAASAYHYQSSKEIMENPLRDPLTGLYNQSYFQGRMIEELRRSVRYKRDITLVLLELGNYYHLLEKEGRETIERALKYIGHCLSRMTRDCDVVARLGEGSFAALLPETGWRGGKVMAERLSRYFQRELDALFAGDLHPELSWGLASFPDEVSQPEKLYPCAVEAMRASRSLPRGEIAVYRGSRPQGGD; from the coding sequence ATGGCGGCACTGCAGGACAAGGTGGCCGAGCTGCTCGACAGGTGGCGGGAGGAGATCCAGCGCCTGCCGGTGCCCGCCCACGTGCAGCTGGTGGACGGCGAGCCGGGCGAGCGCCTGCGCCGGCTGGCTTCGGCACTCCTCGAGGTGGCGGAGGATGCCGAGGCGTCGTCCCGCTTTCAGCCGGGCGGCGATGCCTACCGCGAGGCGGAGGAGCTGGGACGCCTGCGGAGGCAGCAGGGTTTCTCCATGGAGCTACTGGTCCAGGAACACGTGATCATGCGCAACGAGTTCTGGAACCTCTTCCACGAGTCGGTGGAGATGAAGCGCGTCGTCGATTTTCACCTCGAGAAGAGGGTGAACAACTCCTGCGACCTCCTGCTGCAGGCGGCCGCCTCCGCTTACCATTACCAGAGCTCCAAGGAGATAATGGAGAACCCGCTGCGGGACCCGCTCACCGGACTGTACAACCAGAGCTATTTCCAGGGCCGCATGATAGAGGAGCTTCGCCGCTCCGTGCGCTACAAGCGCGACATCACGCTGGTTCTCTTGGAACTCGGGAACTATTACCATTTGTTGGAAAAAGAGGGCAGGGAGACGATCGAAAGGGCGCTGAAGTATATCGGGCACTGCCTTTCCCGCATGACCAGGGATTGCGACGTGGTAGCCAGGCTTGGCGAGGGGAGTTTCGCCGCCCTCCTGCCGGAAACCGGCTGGAGGGGAGGCAAGGTCATGGCGGAACGCCTGAGCCGCTATTTCCAGCGCGAGCTCGACGCCCTCTTCGCCGGGGACCTGCACCCGGAGCTTTCCTGGGGACTGGCCTCCTTCCCCGACGAGGTGAGCCAGCCGGAAAAGCTCTATCCCTGCGCCGTGGAGGCGATGCGCGCTTCCCGTTCCCTTCCCCGCGGGGAGATAGCCGTTTACAGGGGATCCCGGCCCCAGGGAGGGGACTGA
- a CDS encoding glycoside hydrolase family 3 C-terminal domain-containing protein: MAKRRLRGSGMARGDENRRAASASKRVAWTAVLESEGREREEALRALVSGMSLRKKTRQMSGHMKPWEMLISLARYNYRPFRSGADRRLGIPPIRFTDGPRGVSLDHSTCFPVSMARGATWDVALEERIGEAMGVEARSQEADFLGAVCINLLRHPGWGRAQETYGEDPYLLGEMGAAMVRGLQKHVMACVKHFACNSIECSRFRVDVRVDERALREVYLPHFKRCVDEGAAAVMSAYNRVNGAYCAHNSHLLRDILKGEWGFRGLVMSDFVLGTRDTVKAALGGLDIEMPHTFHFGRRLRRAVRDGRVPMSVVDEAVTRILRQKARFAETGTRSDYGRRKVACREHVALALEAARKSVVLLKNEGGALPLRSGEIRSLAVIGRLADLANLGDHGSSRVRPPYAVTVLEGLRERAGDEVRIDYRDGGDLEEASRAARNADACVVVVGLTARDEGEYMPWPVKAGGDREDLSLRPRDVRLLEVVAKASPRCIVVLEGGSAVLTSGWRDEVEAVLVAWYPGMEGGNAVADIIFGEVNPCGKLPVTFPEDNEQLPPFDKKARSLEYGYYHGYRLFDKQGMRPAFPFGFGLSYTTYEYRDLRLSAEEMSPEGSLRVEAEVANTGGMAGEEVVQLYVAYPSSRVERPVKELKGFARVRLAPGESRSVPFLLRACDLAYYDAEKGRWEVEETTYRLFAGSSSRPEDLHLQASFRIKNH; the protein is encoded by the coding sequence ATGGCGAAACGACGATTGCGCGGCAGCGGCATGGCCCGCGGGGACGAAAACCGCCGGGCGGCCTCAGCATCCAAGCGCGTTGCCTGGACCGCGGTGCTGGAATCCGAGGGCAGGGAGAGGGAGGAAGCGCTGCGCGCCCTGGTGTCCGGCATGAGCCTGCGCAAGAAGACGCGCCAGATGTCGGGGCACATGAAACCGTGGGAGATGTTGATCTCGCTCGCCAGGTACAACTACCGCCCCTTTCGCAGCGGGGCGGACCGCCGCCTGGGAATCCCCCCCATCCGTTTCACCGACGGGCCGCGAGGGGTGTCCCTCGACCATTCCACCTGCTTTCCCGTCTCCATGGCCCGCGGCGCCACGTGGGACGTCGCGCTCGAGGAGCGCATAGGGGAGGCCATGGGGGTGGAGGCGCGCTCCCAGGAAGCCGATTTCCTCGGCGCGGTATGCATCAACCTGTTGCGCCATCCGGGATGGGGACGCGCCCAGGAGACCTACGGCGAGGACCCTTACCTCCTGGGGGAGATGGGTGCCGCAATGGTGCGTGGACTGCAGAAACACGTCATGGCGTGCGTCAAGCACTTCGCCTGTAACAGCATCGAGTGCTCCCGTTTCCGCGTGGACGTGCGCGTGGACGAACGCGCCCTGCGCGAGGTCTACCTCCCCCACTTCAAGCGCTGCGTGGACGAGGGCGCGGCCGCCGTCATGAGCGCCTACAACCGGGTGAACGGCGCATACTGCGCGCACAACTCGCACCTGCTGCGCGATATCCTCAAGGGGGAATGGGGCTTCCGGGGACTGGTGATGTCCGACTTCGTCCTGGGGACCCGCGACACGGTGAAGGCGGCCCTGGGAGGCCTTGACATCGAGATGCCGCACACTTTCCACTTCGGCAGGAGGCTGCGCAGGGCGGTGCGGGACGGCAGGGTGCCGATGTCGGTGGTGGACGAGGCGGTGACCAGGATACTGCGCCAGAAGGCCCGCTTCGCAGAAACCGGCACCCGGAGCGATTACGGTCGGCGGAAGGTGGCATGCCGGGAACATGTCGCGCTGGCCCTGGAAGCCGCACGCAAATCCGTCGTACTGCTGAAGAACGAGGGCGGCGCGCTCCCCCTGCGGAGCGGAGAGATAAGGAGCCTGGCGGTCATCGGGCGGCTGGCGGACCTGGCCAACCTGGGCGACCACGGCTCCAGCCGCGTGCGTCCCCCTTACGCGGTGACGGTGCTGGAGGGGCTGCGCGAGCGCGCGGGCGATGAGGTGCGCATAGACTACCGGGACGGCGGCGACCTGGAGGAGGCCAGCCGCGCGGCGCGCAACGCCGACGCCTGCGTGGTGGTTGTGGGCCTCACCGCACGGGACGAGGGGGAGTACATGCCCTGGCCGGTAAAGGCGGGAGGAGACCGGGAGGACCTCTCTCTGCGGCCCCGGGACGTACGTCTCCTGGAAGTAGTTGCCAAAGCAAGTCCCCGCTGCATCGTGGTCCTGGAAGGGGGCTCCGCGGTGCTCACCTCCGGCTGGCGGGACGAGGTGGAAGCCGTCCTGGTGGCATGGTACCCGGGGATGGAGGGCGGCAATGCCGTGGCGGACATCATCTTCGGGGAGGTCAATCCCTGCGGCAAGCTACCGGTGACCTTCCCGGAGGACAACGAGCAGCTGCCCCCCTTCGACAAGAAGGCGCGGAGTCTGGAATACGGCTATTACCACGGCTACCGCCTCTTCGACAAGCAGGGCATGCGCCCCGCCTTCCCCTTCGGCTTCGGCCTCAGCTACACCACCTACGAATACCGGGACCTGCGCCTGAGCGCTGAGGAGATGTCGCCCGAGGGCTCCCTCCGCGTGGAGGCGGAGGTCGCGAACACGGGGGGCATGGCCGGCGAGGAGGTGGTCCAGCTCTACGTCGCATACCCCTCCTCCCGCGTGGAGCGACCAGTGAAAGAGCTCAAGGGCTTCGCACGCGTGCGCCTCGCGCCGGGCGAATCCCGCTCCGTGCCCTTCCTTCTGAGGGCGTGCGACCTGGCGTACTACGACGCGGAAAAGGGCCGCTGGGAGGTGGAGGAGACGACCTACCGCCTCTTCGCGGGTTCGTCCTCCCGCCCCGAAGACCTGCACTTGCAGGCCTCCTTCCGCATAAAGAACCACTAA
- a CDS encoding class I SAM-dependent methyltransferase — protein MKESEYETLRNVEDIHWWYLGHRRLYGLLLDRYCPSQARERVLDAGCGTGGFTQWLRERYRPRRLAALDLSDEALRRCRERGLEELHRAPVEVLPFAGGSFDLVLSLNVIYHREVRDDLAALREMARVLAPGGYLLLNLPALEFLRGGHDLAVGGVRRYRRSQIMEMLPRAGLEPVKVTYFVFTLLPPIAAVRIMSRKAAVEDAASDLRLLPGPLNRALTGILALEARVAAGPGLPLGSSLTALARRPASPGPERGSRG, from the coding sequence ATGAAGGAGAGCGAGTACGAGACCCTTCGCAACGTGGAGGACATCCACTGGTGGTACCTGGGGCACCGCCGCCTCTACGGGCTCCTCCTCGACCGCTACTGCCCGTCGCAGGCGCGGGAACGCGTGCTGGACGCCGGCTGCGGCACCGGGGGGTTCACGCAGTGGTTGCGTGAAAGGTACCGGCCCCGGCGCCTGGCGGCGCTCGACTTGAGCGACGAGGCCCTGCGGCGCTGCCGGGAACGAGGCCTCGAGGAGCTTCACCGTGCCCCGGTGGAAGTTCTTCCCTTCGCCGGCGGCTCCTTCGACCTGGTGCTCTCCCTCAACGTCATCTACCACCGCGAGGTGCGGGACGACCTGGCGGCGTTGCGGGAGATGGCGCGCGTCCTGGCCCCGGGAGGATACCTGCTGCTCAACCTGCCCGCCCTGGAGTTTTTGCGCGGCGGCCATGACCTGGCGGTGGGCGGCGTGCGCCGTTACCGTCGTTCCCAGATCATGGAAATGCTGCCCCGTGCCGGCCTGGAGCCGGTGAAGGTCACCTATTTCGTCTTCACCCTGCTCCCCCCCATAGCCGCGGTGCGCATCATGAGCAGGAAGGCCGCCGTGGAGGATGCCGCCTCCGACCTCCGGCTCCTCCCCGGCCCCCTCAACCGGGCACTCACCGGCATACTAGCCCTGGAGGCGCGGGTGGCCGCCGGCCCCGGCCTTCCCCTGGGAAGCTCCCTCACCGCCCTCGCCCGCCGCCCCGCTTCACCCGGTCCGGAAAGGGG
- a CDS encoding methylmalonyl-CoA mutase, translating to MFKDEQLASIARTREEWELTVLRPIMERWPERREEFHTQSGHSVKRVYTPEDIADKDYVQDISFPGWYPFTRGVFPTGYRAKLWTRRLITGLATPEETNRRLKYLIEQGQTGLNIIFDNPTTNCLDSDNPLCEGEVGRDGVPCDTLRDVEVIMDGIDMRQVSTSIIHSGPFILAMYLALAEKRGVPFDALRGTLQNDVLSQYYTVNMSVLGLRDGFRISSDVVEYCRKHVPRWNPISFVGYQIREAGSTAAQEIAFAIGSAVAYGEELVGRGMDVDDFAPRFSFMFNCHNDFFEEICKLRAARRLWARIMKERFGARNPLSWLLRFHVQTAGSSLTAQQPINNVIRTTIQALAAVLGGTNSLHTNSMDECYALPSEYAARTALRTQQIIAYESGVANTVDPLAGSYFVEKLTDEIEEEAHEILRRIDEMGGMVAALEAGWVQREIVRSSNEYHRKMKEGEITVVGVNAFTEEGDEEVPLEILRIDPAHEAHQVRMLREVKEGRDERALRAALERLKEDAAAHRNVVPACIEVAKAYATIEEIGNALKEAVGAGKESKDAFIC from the coding sequence ATGTTCAAGGACGAGCAGCTTGCATCCATCGCCAGAACCCGTGAGGAATGGGAACTCACCGTACTGCGACCCATCATGGAGAGATGGCCGGAGCGCAGGGAGGAATTCCACACCCAGTCGGGTCATTCCGTGAAGCGGGTCTACACACCGGAGGACATCGCCGACAAGGATTACGTGCAGGATATCAGTTTCCCGGGATGGTACCCCTTCACGCGCGGGGTTTTCCCCACCGGCTACCGCGCAAAACTATGGACCCGCCGACTCATCACCGGCCTGGCGACCCCCGAGGAGACCAACAGGCGCCTGAAGTACCTAATCGAACAGGGCCAGACGGGGCTCAACATCATCTTCGACAACCCCACCACCAACTGCCTGGACTCGGACAATCCGCTGTGTGAGGGCGAGGTGGGGCGGGACGGGGTTCCCTGCGACACGCTGCGGGACGTGGAGGTCATCATGGACGGCATCGACATGCGCCAGGTTTCCACCTCCATCATCCACTCCGGCCCCTTCATCCTCGCCATGTACCTGGCGCTGGCGGAAAAGAGAGGCGTCCCCTTCGACGCGCTGCGGGGAACGCTGCAGAACGACGTCCTCAGCCAGTATTACACCGTGAACATGTCCGTGCTGGGCCTGCGCGACGGCTTCCGCATCTCCTCCGACGTGGTGGAGTACTGCCGCAAGCACGTGCCCCGCTGGAACCCCATAAGCTTCGTGGGTTACCAGATAAGGGAAGCGGGAAGCACCGCGGCGCAGGAGATCGCCTTCGCCATCGGCAGCGCCGTCGCATACGGCGAGGAACTGGTGGGGAGGGGCATGGACGTGGACGATTTCGCGCCGCGCTTCTCCTTCATGTTCAACTGCCACAACGATTTCTTCGAGGAGATATGCAAGCTGCGCGCGGCGAGGCGCCTCTGGGCGCGCATCATGAAGGAACGCTTCGGTGCGCGCAACCCGCTCTCGTGGCTGTTGCGTTTTCACGTGCAGACGGCGGGGAGTTCCCTCACCGCCCAGCAGCCCATAAACAACGTCATCCGCACCACCATCCAGGCCCTGGCCGCGGTGCTGGGAGGCACCAACTCGCTGCACACCAACTCAATGGACGAATGCTACGCGTTGCCCTCCGAGTACGCTGCCCGCACCGCGCTGCGCACGCAGCAGATCATCGCCTACGAGAGCGGGGTGGCGAACACCGTGGACCCCCTCGCCGGTTCGTACTTCGTGGAGAAGCTGACCGACGAGATAGAGGAAGAAGCGCACGAGATCCTGCGCAGGATAGACGAGATGGGAGGCATGGTGGCGGCCCTGGAGGCGGGATGGGTACAGAGGGAGATCGTGCGTTCCTCCAACGAGTACCATCGCAAGATGAAGGAGGGCGAGATAACCGTCGTGGGCGTCAATGCCTTCACGGAGGAGGGCGACGAGGAGGTGCCCCTTGAGATATTGCGTATCGATCCCGCGCACGAGGCCCACCAGGTGAGGATGCTGAGGGAGGTCAAGGAGGGGCGGGACGAGCGGGCCCTGCGCGCGGCGCTGGAGCGGCTGAAGGAGGATGCGGCGGCCCACCGCAATGTCGTCCCCGCCTGCATAGAGGTCGCGAAGGCCTACGCAACGATAGAGGAGATCGGCAACGCCTTGAAGGAAGCCGTGGGAGCGGGGAAGGAGAGTAAAGACGCTTTCATATGTTGA
- a CDS encoding histidinol-phosphate transaminase, which produces MEFDVEKLLREEVRDLPVYSPGKSPEEVAREMGIADCVKMASNENPLGPSPLALRAMAEALPTAHLYPDPDCHRLREALSQRLGVPGECLLVTHGADEAFDLLAYAFLEKGDEVVVGDPTFSSYELAARTMGAEVKRVPLKDYRQDIPAMLAAVGRRSKLVVLCSPLNPTGTTVTGEELDEMVEGLPGNVLLVLDEAYLEYVTDPGHPDSLRWFERRAGMVITRTFSKIYGLAGLRVGYAICHPAVREALEKVKLPFNVNRLGQAAALAALEDEEHLRRSRELNELGKRRLYGVLAETGFAYVPTQANFILVKEGDRGDLFGELLRRGVIVRAGEALGVPGHVRITIGDEAQNDRLEAALRDIAGKG; this is translated from the coding sequence ATGGAATTCGACGTCGAGAAGCTGCTGAGGGAGGAGGTCAGGGACCTCCCGGTGTACAGCCCGGGAAAGTCGCCGGAGGAAGTGGCCCGGGAGATGGGCATCGCGGACTGCGTGAAGATGGCCTCCAACGAGAACCCCCTGGGCCCCTCGCCCCTGGCGCTGCGGGCCATGGCGGAGGCGCTCCCTACCGCGCATCTTTATCCCGACCCGGACTGTCACCGCTTGCGGGAAGCGCTGTCGCAACGCCTGGGGGTGCCCGGGGAATGCCTGCTGGTTACCCACGGGGCGGACGAGGCCTTCGACCTGCTGGCCTACGCCTTCCTGGAGAAGGGGGACGAGGTGGTGGTGGGGGACCCGACGTTCTCCTCCTACGAGCTCGCCGCGCGCACCATGGGCGCGGAGGTCAAAAGGGTCCCCCTGAAGGATTACCGCCAGGACATACCGGCCATGCTCGCGGCGGTGGGGAGGCGTAGCAAGCTGGTGGTCCTCTGTTCTCCCCTCAATCCCACGGGGACCACGGTGACGGGGGAGGAGCTGGATGAGATGGTCGAGGGCCTGCCCGGGAACGTCCTCCTGGTGCTGGACGAGGCCTACCTGGAGTACGTCACCGATCCCGGGCACCCGGACTCCCTGCGCTGGTTCGAGCGCCGCGCGGGCATGGTCATCACCCGCACCTTCTCAAAGATCTACGGGCTGGCCGGCCTGCGCGTGGGCTACGCCATCTGCCACCCCGCGGTGAGGGAGGCGCTGGAGAAAGTGAAACTGCCCTTCAACGTGAACCGCCTGGGGCAGGCGGCAGCCCTGGCAGCCCTGGAGGACGAGGAGCACCTGCGGCGCTCGCGCGAGCTGAACGAGCTCGGGAAGCGCCGCCTTTACGGGGTGCTCGCGGAGACCGGTTTCGCCTACGTTCCCACCCAGGCCAACTTCATCCTGGTGAAGGAGGGAGACCGCGGCGACCTCTTCGGGGAGCTCCTGCGCCGCGGCGTGATCGTGCGGGCGGGTGAGGCCCTGGGGGTTCCCGGCCACGTGCGCATCACCATCGGGGACGAGGCCCAGAACGACAGGCTGGAGGCCGCCCTCCGCGACATAGCGGGGAAAGGGTGA
- a CDS encoding ATP phosphoribosyltransferase encodes MLKLVIPKGSLEATTLDILKDADLAVRRSGDREYHASIDDPRIEQVRILRPQEIPKYVEDGFFDLGITGYDWIRESGAKVVELADLPYTKTAVGTVVRVVLAVAGDSPYRSPQDLPDGVRVSTEYPNLVEEYFRRLGKEAVIYLSYGATEAKVPEMADAVVELTETGGTLRKHGLRIIDTVLESTTRLIANGESYADGEKRRLMEEIRLLILGALNARGKVLIKFNVSEKNLDAVVEVLPSLKAPTLSRLFGQDYYAVESVVEKRGINLLIPELVKRGAEDIIELPISKII; translated from the coding sequence ATGCTCAAGTTGGTCATACCCAAGGGCAGCCTGGAGGCGACCACCCTGGATATCCTCAAGGATGCCGACCTCGCCGTGCGACGCAGCGGGGACCGGGAGTACCATGCTAGCATCGATGATCCCCGCATCGAACAGGTGCGCATCCTGCGCCCGCAGGAGATACCCAAGTACGTCGAGGATGGCTTCTTCGACCTGGGGATAACCGGGTACGACTGGATACGCGAGTCGGGGGCCAAGGTGGTGGAGCTCGCGGACCTGCCCTACACGAAGACGGCGGTGGGCACCGTGGTGAGGGTGGTGCTGGCGGTGGCCGGCGACTCCCCCTACCGGAGCCCGCAGGACCTCCCCGACGGGGTGAGGGTGTCCACGGAGTATCCCAACCTGGTGGAGGAATATTTCCGCCGCCTGGGCAAGGAGGCCGTGATCTACCTCTCCTACGGGGCGACGGAGGCCAAGGTGCCCGAGATGGCGGACGCGGTGGTGGAGCTCACCGAGACGGGCGGGACCCTGCGCAAGCACGGATTGCGCATCATAGACACGGTCCTCGAGTCGACCACGCGCCTCATCGCGAATGGGGAGAGCTACGCCGACGGGGAGAAGAGGCGCCTCATGGAGGAGATAAGGCTGCTCATCCTGGGAGCCCTCAACGCCCGCGGCAAGGTGCTCATCAAGTTCAACGTAAGCGAGAAGAACCTCGATGCCGTGGTGGAGGTGCTTCCCTCGCTGAAGGCTCCCACCCTCTCTCGCCTCTTCGGCCAGGACTATTACGCGGTGGAGAGCGTGGTGGAAAAAAGGGGTATAAACCTCCTCATCCCCGAGCTGGTGAAGAGGGGTGCGGAGGACATAATCGAGCTGCCCATAAGCAAGATAATCTGA